The Euwallacea similis isolate ESF13 chromosome 13, ESF131.1, whole genome shotgun sequence genomic interval ATATGAGCTTGATATTGAGCAATATTTGGAAGATAAATATGACAGGTATCACAAGGCTGCTTCTCATTATAATGACTGCTTGTATGGGCATACAAAGCCTGATCATTTTCACAGCTACAGCCACATATGAAGCAATTTGTTTGAGGTTTCCCTTCATCTGTTTGAATGTAAATAAGTTCATCATAATCTATGTCATCATCTGAGTGATTAGCATCTACATCCAATAATCTCTTAGATGGACTAGAATTAGATTCAGTACTATGCTCTACTTTAACAAAACTTGATATATCAGCAATGTTCAATGGGTCTTCAGTGGAGTCACTGTTGATATGTTTTAGATAGGCTTTTGATTCAACACAGTGAAGACCTAAGAGCTGAAACTTTTTCTCAGCAGCAGTAAATCTCTGCTGAATTCCATAAGCTAATTTCAAGTTAAGCCAACATTTGACACAGGAAACTGTGGAGCTTGAGTAGCTTTCGTTTACCTGAAGAAATGGTTTGGGAGGGGGTGAACTAAAATCCTAGGTTTAAGTCTAAAAAAGCACTTACAGAAATTCCTGTAAGAGAAAACAGCAtttcttttccattattttttagcAATGAATAGTAGACTACTGAAGTGGCCAGACAAAGTCTACAAAAAGACTGCTTTTCATCTATTTGTACTGGTTTTATAGTTTccatattttcaggaaataCGATTTATGTCCTTTGGTagttgtataatttttattttatttgtttatcaCATTAacaattgagaaaaataataaaaataaatattgatacaTCACCATAGCAACGAcataaccaaaaaaaaaaagattgattattaacaaaaaaactaacgTCAGCGTTGTAATATTGGAGGCATGTCGTAGATAAATTCACACACTGTTATTTACTTGTCAGAGCGGTTTTATGCTAATATgcgaaaacatttttggagtTCTATGTGGTCATtggctaattttttttttatttcaaaaatcactcAATGACCGTATAAAATGCCGGAAAACTAACGTACTAGTGCAAAACAGTTCTCATATATTCCATAAAAAATGGCTTAATTTATGTCGTACGTTacggtttttttaataatcactcGTACCCGGCCATAAGTGACAGTAAATATGTTTGTCTTTGTCTACATAATAGAGAAAGGAAAAGGAGAGAAatccagaaaaatgaaaacaatttttttttaatgtttatgtgGTTTTAGGTTAGTTCTAGTTTGcttgtttaaattttctttaactaATTTGAAGGAACTGTATGTTAaaactttaacaaaaatcTTAAACGGCTTCCTTTATTTAACAATGGCTGAGGAATACAGGTATCCCACAccaaaaaccttcaaaatgCACGCCTGATTCAtataaacttcaattttagagCACTCTATCCCTTGAAATACTATAGAGACCACATTTCTCAAGATTTCAGAACGGATGGACGGCAATTTCTAGATTTCAGACCCATCATAATAAATACAAGATCAATATCCACTGCTGATGGTTCAGCAATtgtcaaaattggtaaaaCCACTGTGGTATGTGGAATAAAAGCGGTAACAGACCTTTCTAAGCTTCTATTTAAtagtttataatatttataacaatGTAGGAGCTATGCAGACCAAAACCACATACTTCAAATGAAGGTTTTTTAGTATCCAACTTAGAGTTGCCCCCTTCATGTTCACCAAAGTTCAGGTCTGGACCTCCTAGTAATCAGgttcaaattttaagaaaacttaTTGCAGATATAATAGAAAGTTCTAGgtaaatacagagtgtttctatatttttactagataaaaaaactttaaactaCATATATATAGGTGTGTTGACCTAAAGGAATTATGTATCCTCAAAGGTAAACTAGCTTGGTGTCTTTATGTAGACTTCACATGTCTGGATTATGATGGCTGTGTAGTTGATGCTTGTTT includes:
- the LOC136412901 gene encoding exosome complex component RRP43-like — protein: MAEEYRALYPLKYYRDHISQDFRTDGRQFLDFRPIIINTRSISTADGSAIVKIGKTTVVCGIKAELCRPKPHTSNEGFLVSNLELPPSCSPKFRSGPPSNQVQILRKLIADIIESSRCVDLKELCILKGKLAWCLYVDFTCLDYDGCVVDACLIALTACLKTVTLPHVDYDPALDIKQVNLEHRIPITVHCSLVATTFAIYDDKIILVDPSIEEEDLGSGTVTIVVKEDELCCVHKPGGTPLSEEDLLKLIEKSKKRGSSVRELINAAVKNTT